From a single Lolium rigidum isolate FL_2022 chromosome 7, APGP_CSIRO_Lrig_0.1, whole genome shotgun sequence genomic region:
- the LOC124675943 gene encoding protein NETWORKED 1A-like, whose protein sequence is MATSTGHDSRQYSWLWVSHISPKNSKWLKENLSDMDMKVKAMIKLINEDADSFARRAEMYYKKRPELMKQVEEFYRAYRALAERYDQATGALRQAHRTISEVFPNQMPSMDESPSSSGQEVEPHTPEMPTFSRPKFESDDHISKRNGSYPQETSALSNRESLKQSTDFSLSGENVTRAVSDGKARKGLSFESPEVKGREDISTEMVNMQQEISRLVAENQNLKQQMSEFERAKKAESEIQNQKDTVFHLNSEKDTSLLQYDQSTERLSTLESELSKAQTDLKKLTDEMASEVQKVNSAESRNSVIQSELEALDQKAKIQQQELEQKLKELENLQFSFQEEHEKRMQAESVLLLEGKEHAKSQEEVQRLITEIKMANEKLDELMQSKMNLESAVCELKKEVKSLTEQNHSSEVLIQELRDEINSLRDSKSELHNEIESLRGTISQVNTEKDVALLQHQQVVERVSMLESQLLNIQSELEFNENKVHMLMQDLEQKREEIQSVHGQLQVESHRRTQTEAALLTSESLHSKLEEEVERLTQDLDTSIKKLSELENDKLDLENTSKELKNAISDVNSEMDAALLQNQQSLEKVSDLELQLSKAQLKLEKSEQKMHIQERDIAQMSERVNSLELSLEEETEKKVQAEKSLMSMENIYSQSQEELSRLHREIEKLNGKSNELENLSSELRNTILLLNTEKDATLTKNQESLMRVSHLESELSKLQAELDKVEGRVEVLEKELKHKQEEVYSLETSLEDKTQKCIEGEAALLSVTGLHSESRDEVNKLAMDIEELSGQLSEVENNKMDLENIVIKYTEDIHILREQNLSAEYTIKDLHCELDALKELNVKLKAEMGSHIGEKEAVQRDFVRQKEEKKNLEGTYHALAVDMDTLKGSAAANQKLIEDLQIANLKLKEVCANNLIEKALLSEKVQEMEQISDEYSLLEISLSDANAEMESVQERIKALESSESSLKCELSSCVSGKAVLVAELDTLGRSFAVISEKNSVLEMSLSDMKAELEDLRLKLKDSEETLQAQLADNFALSAEKNNLVSQLQKITVVTKALESKHADLEGEHTSLSREKDLVYDQVRKLKGLLRTINKEYEDSVKSHEMHVSSLEEQISSLIQKIHDMDERLEEQEQKSMRASISVVVLEGSLVDVKDKNVALLEKCQKYAAENHAAEILISELEDQARYHEAESKALLKHNGKLREGISQHMKVLNISRDVGPADVAQDEILLQTVSDETSNIVKLKEESEDVNTLMYTELLVHATVMLQVGTEFRDLQLQKCALEKKVEDEATEMISLQNENCRLIECNEQLRQELQKISERGQVQKTEALILHEKLSCLTESYQSLQDEITDMTERSESLSKEHNSLIERYNALEDENGAVLAECMILEHLSLFFRSHNNEVASALVSLTDEMALLSLGKGELDSEVKVLSARAMMLESENSNLKKYIVYLIEVLRNRLVLLEFELNTGKSVCQELFGELEHCMALLVHKGDELLEAEENVQLMQEKNRELCLVVAVLQVAIEDGKMVKGELEKKIMILTAEGTTKDDEMFLLRQANETLQVDACILKNKGQHLTSAHELVSKEVEQHEREFALLLGDAITYSVNAAIYEEKALKFMMEAKAIEISAIAQKELLLNKTSSLDAHIEALQKKVSDMQEENAELRTKAGSRMEANEIYSEDEKQKDAADSKGKQVQMMKDIELDQISTCPTYGTGIYPLGNAANAELDDEMLQLWEAAERTCKNQTAKSSSSEHDIQAVEDVKSEYPSSELIRGRELGINKFETSSSSLVEPHDIWGKNVVERLTSNAQRLLSIQESIQELKQKMGGPSKGRSPMNTEYDGISTQLHETEGLVLEQINLNSKLSKKAESYPALLGSMNSELEGLPSRRKISEQVKKGSDNVARLELELQKIQYVLLKLEEENEYRRLKVSDKRTRVLLRDYLYGRKDHRGGAHKKKKAPFCGCVPSKSRTEP, encoded by the exons ATGGCGACCTCGACTGGTCATGACTCAAGGCAGTATTCATGGTTGTGGGTTAGCCATATCAGCCCCAAGAATTCCAAATGGCTCAAAGAAAACCTCAGCG ACATGGACATGAAGGTTAAAGCCATGATCAAGCTTATCAATGAAGATGCTGATTCTTTTGCACGGAGAGCGGAGATGTACTATAAGAAGCGGCCAGAGTTAATGAAACAGGTAGAAGAGTTTTATCGAGCATACCGCGCATTAGCAGAAAGGTATGACCAGGCCACCGGGGCACTTAGACAGGCTCACAGAACAATTTCTGAAGTATTCCCAAATCAGATGCCATCGATGGATGAGTCACCCTCTTCATCTGGCCAAGAAGTGGAGCCGCATACTCCAGAGATGCCAACATTCTCCCGTCCAAAATTTGAATCAGATGATCATATCTCCAAGAGGAATGGTTCATACCCTCAGGAAACCAGTGCATTGTCAAACCGAGAAAGTCTAAAGCAGTCCACTGATTTTTCACTAAGTGGTGAAAATGTTACTCGTGCTGTTTCTGATGGGAAAGCGCGGAAAGGACTTAGTTTTGAAAGTCCAGAAGTCAAAGGGAGAGAGGACATCAGCACCGAAATGGTAAATATGCAACAGGAGATTTCAAGGCTAGTAGCTGagaaccagaatctgaaacagcagatGTCAGAATTTGAGCGAGCAAAGAAAGCTGAAAGTGAGATCCAAAACCAGAAGGATACTGTCTTTCATTTGAATTCTGAGAAAGATACATCTCTTCTGCAATATGATCAGTCCACTGAGCGTTTGTCTACTTTGGAGTCTGAGCTCTCTAAGGCGCAGACTGACCTCAAGAAGCTAACTGATGAAATGGCTTCAGAAGTCCAAAAGGTAAACAGTGCTGAATCACGCAATAGTGTGATACAATCTGAGCTCGAGGCTTTGGATCAAAAGGCAAAGATACAACAGCAAGAGCTTGAACAAAAGCTGAAGGAATTGGAAAATCTCCAATTTAGCTTCCAGGAGGAACATGAAAAGCGCATGCAAGCTGAAAGTGTTCTTCTTTTGGAGGGAAAGGAGCATGCTAAATCTCAGGAAGAAGTTCAAAGGTTGATTACAGAGATCAAGATGGCAAATGAAAAGTTAGATGAGCTCATGCAGAGCAAGATGAACCTGGAGAGCGCTGTTTGTgagttgaagaaggaagtcaAGAGCCTTACTGAACAAAATCACTCTTCTGAGGTGCTTATACAAGAACTCCGTGATGAGATAAATTCGCTGAGGGATTCAAAGAGTGAGCTTCATAATGAAATAGAAAGCCTTAGGGGCACCATTTCACAGGTAAACACTGAGAAGGATGTAGCTTTACTACAACACCAGCAAGTCGTTGAAAGGGTTTCTATGTTGGAATCTCAACTCTTGAATATACAGTCAGAGCTGGAGTTTAATGAAAATAAGGTGCATATGCTGATGCAAGATCTAGAACAGAAGAGAGAGGAAATTCAGAGCGTTCATGGCCAGCTGCAAGTTGAAAGCCATAGGCGGACACAAACTGAAGCAGCCCTCCTCACGTCAGAGAGTCTGCACTCCAAGTTAGAGGAAGAAGTGGAAAGGCTGACACAAGATCTTGACACATCAATAAAGAAGCTGAGTGAGTTGGAAAATGACAAGTTAGATCTGGAGAATACATCAAAAGAACTAAAGAATGCCATTTCAGATGTGAACTCTGAGATGGATGCAGCACTCCTGCAAAACCAGCAGTCTCTGGAGAAAGTATCTGATTTGGAGTTACAACTCTCAAAGGCGCAGTTGAAACTGGAGAAGTCTGAACAGAAAATGCATATACAGGAGCGAGATATTGCACAGATGAGTGAACGTGTCAACAGTCTGGAGTTAAGTTTGGAAGAAGAGACCGAGAAGAAGGTGCAAGCTGAAAAGTCACTCATGTCAATGGAGAACATTTATTCTCAGTCTCAAGAAGAACTGAGTAGGCTGCATCGAGAGATTGAGAAGCTGAATGGCAAATCAAATGAGTTGGAGAACTTGTCGTCAGAACTCAGGAACACCATCTTACTTCTGAACACCGAAAAAGATGCTACCCTTACTAAGAACCAGGAGTCCTTGATGAGAGTATCCCATCTGGAGTCTGAACTCTCAAAATTGCAGGCTGAACTGGACAAGGTTGAAGGAAGAGTAGAGGTGCTGGAGAAAGAACtaaagcataagcaagaagaaGTTTATAGCCTTGAAACCAGCTTAGAAGATAAAACCCAGAAGTGCATTGAAGGTGAAGCAGCTCTTCTCTCAGTTACAGGTCTTCATTCTGAATCTCGGGATGAAGTGAACAAGTTGGCCATGGACATTGAGGAGCTGAGTGGGCAATTAAGTGAGGTGGAGAACAATAAGATGGATCTTGAGAACATTGTAATCAAGTATACAGAGGACATCCATATCCTGCGTGAACAAAATCTTTCTGCGGAGTATACAATAAAAGACCTGCATTGTGAATTGGATGCACTGAAGGAGTTGAATGTGAAACTCAAGGCTGAAATGGGGTCACATATAGGTGAAAAGGAGGCAGTTCAGAGAGATTTTGTCCGtcaaaaagaagagaaaaaaaatcTAGAGGGGACATACCATGCTCTGGCTGTTGACATGGACACTCTAAAAGGCAGTGCTGCAGCAAACCAGAAGTTAATAGAGGATTTGCAGATAGCAAACTTAAAACTGAAGGAGGTGTGTGCAAATAATTTGATTGAAAAGGCACTTCTCTCGGAAAAGGTTCAAGAGATGGAACAAATATCTGATGAATATTCCCTCTTGGAGATCTCACTTTCAGATGCAAATGCTGAAATGGAAAGCGTGCAGGAGAGGATAAAAGCATTAGAATCTTCAGAAAGTTCTTTAAAGTGTGAGCTTTCCTCCTGTGTTTCTGGAAAAGCTGTTCTTGTAGCAGAGCTAGACACCCTCGGTAGAAGTTTTGCTGTCATTTCAGAGAAGAACTCTGTATTAGAGATGTCATTATCTGATATGAAAGCGGAGCTTGAAGACTTAAGATTAAAACTGAAAGATTCTGAAGAAACCCTCCAGGCTCAGCTTGCAGATAACTTTGCTCTTTCTGCAGAAAAAAACAACTTGGTTTCTCAG TTACAGAAAATTACAGTGGTTACGAAAGCCCTAGAAAGCAAGCATGCAGATCTGGAAGGCGAGCACACTTCTTTATCAAGAGAGAAGGATCTTGTATATGATCAAGTCAGGAAGCTGAAGGGTCTGTTGAGGACAATTAACAAAGAGTATGAAGATTCTGTGAAGTCACATGAAATGCATGTGAGCAGCCTAGAGGAGCAGATTTCATCTCTGATACAGAAAATCCATGATATGGACGAGAGGCTTGAAGAGCAAGAACAAAAAAGCATGAGAGCTTCTATTAGTGTAGTGGTCCTGGAGGGCAGTTTAGTTGACGTGAAAGATAAGAATGTGGCTCTCTTAGAAAAATGCCAAAAGTATGCTGCGGAAAATCATGCTGCAGAGATTTTAATATCAGAGCTGGAAGATCAAGCCAGATATCACGAAGCAGAGAGTAAAGCGTTGctaaagcataatggaaaactaagAGAAGGGATTTCACAGCACATGAAGGTCCTTAACATCAGTAGGGATGTAGGACCTGCTGATGTAGCTCAGGATGAAATTCTGTTACAGACTGTTTCAGATGAAACCTCTAATATTGTGAAACTTAAAGAGGAAAGTGAAGATGTTAATACTCTCATGTATACAGAGCTTTTGGTTCATGCGACTGTCATGTTGCAAGTAGGAACGGAGTTCAGAGATCTGCAGTTGCAGAAGTGCGCCCTTGAGAAAAAGGTAGAGGATGAAGCAACAGAAATGATATCTTTACAAAATGAAAATTGTCGACTAATAGAATGCAATGAACAGCTACGGCAAGAATTGCAGAAAATAAGTGAAAGGGGTCAGGTACAGAAGACTGAAGCATTGATTTTACATGAGAAGCTATCTTGTTTGACAGAGTCCTACCAGAGTTTGCAAGATGAAATTACTGACATGACTGAGAGAAGTGAGTCCTTATCTAAGGAACACAACTCTTTGATTGAGAGGTACAACGCCTTGGAGGATGAGAATGGTGCTGTTCTTGCAGAATGCATGATTCTTGAGCACTTGTCTCTGTTCTTTAGAAGCCATAATAATGAGGTAGCATCTGCATTGGTATCTCTTACCGATGAGATGGCTTTGCTGAGTTTAGGTAAGGGTGAACTTGATAGTGAAGTCAAAGTGCTGAGCGCAAGAGCTATGATGCTTGAATCAGAAAACAGTAACCTCAAGAAGTACATAGTCTACTTGATAGAAGTTCTCAGGAATCGGCTTGTCCTTTTGGAGTTTGAGTTGAACACTGGAAAAAGTGTCTGCCAGGAGCTGTTTGGTGAACTTGAGCACTGCATGGCGCTGCTGGTGCATAAGGGCGATGAGTTACTGGAAGCAGAAGAGAATGTTCAGCTCATGCAAGAAAAGAACCGGGAATTATGTCTAGTTGTTGCGGTCCTTCAGGTTGCCATTGAAGATGGCAAAATGGTGAAAGGAGAACTTGAGAAGAAAATCATGATCCTGACTGCGGAGGGCACCACCAAGGATGATGAAATGTTCCTACTTCGCCAAGCAAATGAAACCCTGCAAGTGGATGCTTGCATTCTAAAAAACAAGGGGCAGCATTTGACTTCTGCACATGAGCTCGTGTCAAAAGAAGTTGAGCAACATGAAAGAGAGTTTGCTCTACTTTTGGGTGATGCAATAACCTATTCCGTGAACGCTGCAATCTACGAAGAAAAGGCACTCAAGTTCATGATGGAAGCGAAAGCTATTGAGATTAGTGCAATAGCCCAAAAGGAGCTGCTATTGAATAAAACCTCCTCATTAGATGCCCATATTGAGGCTCtgcagaaaaaggtaagtgacatgCAGGAAGAAAATGCAGAACTTAGAACAAAAGCCGGCTCACGGATGGAAGCGAATGAAATATATTCTGAGGATGAGAAGCAAAAAGATGCTGCGGACTCTAAAGGGAAGCAGGTCCAGATGATGAAGGATATCGAACTTGATCAAATATCTACCTGTCCAACATATGGTACTGGAATCTACCCACTTGGCAATGCTGCAAATGCTGAGCTGGATGATGAGATGCTTCAGCTATGGGAGGCTGCAGAGAGGACCTGCAAAAACCAAACAGCCAAGTCATCGTCATCGGAGCACGACATACAAGCAGTTGAGGATGTAAAAAGTGAGTACCCTTCCTCAGAGCTtataaggggaagagagctcggaATCAATAAGTTCGAGACGTCTTCCTCGTCTTTAGTAGAGCCTCATGATATATGGGGCAAGAATGTGGTTGAGAGGCTCACTTCTAATGCTCAGAGGCTGCTGAGCATCCAAGAGAGCATCCAGGAATTGAAGCAGAAGATGGGTGGCCCGTCGAAGGGCAGGTCTCCCATGAATACGGAGTACGATGGCATCAGCACTCAGCTGCATGAGACCGAGGGGCTCGTCTTGGAACAGATCAATCTCAACAGCAAGCTGTCAAAGAAGGCTGAGAGTTATCCTGCATTGTTGGGCAGCATGAACTCTGAGCTGGAAGGTTTACCCAGCAGGAGGAAGATCTCGGAGCAGGTGAAGAAAGGATCAGATAATGTGGCGAGGCTGGAACTGGAGCTTCAAAAGATACAGTATGTCTTACTGAAGCTCGAGGAGGAGAACGAGTACAGGAGGCTCAAGGTCTCCGACAAGCGTACTCGGGTGCTTCTGAGGGATTATCTGTATGGGAGGAAGGACCACCGTGGCGGTGCgcacaagaagaagaaggcgcccTTCTGTGGGTGTGTGCCCTCTAAATCGAGAACAGAACCCTAG